In a single window of the Candidatus Kuenenbacteria bacterium HGW-Kuenenbacteria-1 genome:
- a CDS encoding AAA family ATPase produces the protein MIKNRYLHFPIVSDLKNKMVFIGGPRQVGKTTLSQYIGANNYKKYTYLNWDNREDQKIILQKKFDAESTLIIFDEIHKYKQWKNYIKGEFDKYKEKFHILVTGSARLDLYRKGGDSLMGRYHYYRLHPFSLAEVLQIKPNIKISKELFFSTVKKNIAKTFTDLLIFGGFPEPFIKKDQKILRRFHNERLDRLIKEDIRDIEQVRDLSALQILVEILPEKVGSLLSLNALREDLQVAHKTISLWMDILERFYYHFRIYPYSASTIKSLRKEPKMYLWDWSQIQNKGSKLENIIASHLLKMSHFLYDTEGYKIELCFLHDIEGREVDFLITVNKKPWFVVEVKTSDNKPSKHLKYFIKKLNIPFAYQVVKQSGIDFWQDKIRVISADKFLSGLI, from the coding sequence ATGATAAAAAATCGATATTTACATTTCCCAATAGTTTCTGATTTAAAAAATAAAATGGTTTTTATTGGAGGACCCAGGCAAGTAGGGAAAACCACATTGTCTCAATATATTGGTGCGAATAATTATAAAAAATATACTTATCTTAATTGGGATAATCGCGAAGATCAAAAAATAATTTTACAAAAAAAATTTGATGCTGAATCTACTCTAATTATTTTTGATGAAATTCATAAATATAAACAATGGAAAAATTATATCAAAGGAGAATTTGATAAATATAAGGAAAAATTTCATATTTTAGTTACTGGTAGCGCTCGACTTGATTTATATAGAAAAGGCGGAGATTCTCTTATGGGTAGATATCATTATTATCGACTTCATCCGTTTTCTTTAGCCGAAGTATTGCAAATAAAACCAAATATAAAAATATCAAAAGAATTATTTTTTTCTACTGTTAAAAAGAATATAGCGAAAACATTTACAGATTTATTAATTTTTGGCGGTTTCCCAGAACCATTTATTAAAAAGGATCAAAAAATATTGCGTCGATTTCATAATGAGCGTTTAGATAGATTAATTAAGGAAGATATTCGAGACATAGAGCAAGTACGCGATTTATCAGCCTTGCAAATATTAGTAGAAATTTTACCAGAAAAAGTTGGATCACTTTTGTCATTAAATGCTTTGCGAGAAGATTTACAAGTGGCTCATAAAACAATTTCTTTATGGATGGATATTTTAGAAAGATTTTACTATCATTTTAGAATTTATCCTTATTCTGCCAGCACTATTAAATCTTTACGTAAAGAACCCAAAATGTATTTATGGGATTGGTCGCAGATTCAAAATAAAGGTAGTAAATTAGAAAATATAATTGCGTCTCATTTATTAAAAATGTCTCATTTTTTATATGATACTGAAGGATATAAAATTGAATTATGTTTTTTACATGATATAGAAGGCAGAGAAGTTGATTTTTTAATTACTGTAAATAAAAAACCTTGGTTTGTAGTAGAAGTTAAAACATCAGACAATAAACCATCAAAACATTTAAAATATTTTATTAAAAAATTAAATATTCCCTTTGCTTATCAAGTGGTAAAACAATCTGGAATTGATTTTTGGCAAGATAAAATTCGAGTAATCAGCGCTGATAAATTTCTAAGTGGTTTGATATAA